A genomic stretch from Sphingobacterium sp. ML3W includes:
- a CDS encoding ThuA domain-containing protein — protein sequence MNKFSIFLFFFFAVTMTAIAQKRVLIFSKTQGFRHSSIEKGAQVLKQLLDKEKIASDHSEDAALFTDQDLKKYDAIIFLSTTGNILDETQQEAFVRYIQSGKGFVGIHAATDTEFDWPWYNGLVGAYFTSHPAVQNAKIAIVDRKHIATKHLDPVWWHKDEWYNFKDVKEGLHVLMNLDEKSYNGGKMGDHHPISWSQNYDGGKVFYTGLGHTEESYDEPAFQKHLIGGILSVLPKK from the coding sequence ATGAATAAATTCTCCATTTTTCTGTTTTTCTTTTTTGCGGTGACCATGACCGCCATTGCACAAAAAAGAGTGCTGATTTTTAGTAAAACCCAAGGGTTTAGACATAGTAGTATTGAAAAAGGTGCTCAAGTACTGAAACAATTGTTGGACAAGGAAAAGATTGCCTCTGATCATTCCGAAGATGCGGCTCTGTTTACGGACCAAGACTTGAAAAAGTATGATGCCATTATCTTTTTAAGTACTACTGGCAATATTTTGGATGAGACACAGCAAGAGGCGTTTGTCCGTTATATTCAATCGGGCAAAGGTTTTGTGGGGATCCATGCCGCAACGGATACCGAATTTGACTGGCCATGGTACAACGGTTTGGTTGGGGCCTATTTTACGTCACATCCTGCTGTACAGAATGCTAAAATAGCTATTGTTGATAGAAAACATATCGCTACCAAACATCTTGATCCTGTATGGTGGCATAAGGATGAATGGTACAATTTTAAAGATGTTAAAGAAGGTCTACATGTGTTGATGAATTTGGATGAGAAGAGTTATAATGGCGGGAAAATGGGCGATCATCATCCGATTTCCTGGAGCCAAAATTATGATGGAGGAAAGGTTTTTTATACAGGACTGGGGCATACAGAAGAATCTTATGATGAACCTGCGTTCCAAAAACACTTGATTGGCGGAATTTTATCGGTACTTCCGAAAAAATAG
- a CDS encoding TonB-dependent receptor produces the protein MLNKKIALTKLAIVLTVGATYAQMRDTTALNEVIINQNRLQIPFSKQSKNIQILTQEDIQRLPNRSINELLTNIPGVDVRQRGPFGSQADVSIDGGSFEQTAILLNGVKITDPQTAHHNMNLPVPVESIERIEIIRGPASRIFGINALTGAINIVTKKIESNQISAQVYGGSSFKDNEQASSGKYYGKGAQLGAQFNSGLTSHGLYFGHEDSNGQRYNTGSNNNKLYYDGTYQPNETNQIKANFGYIDNQFGANGYYAAPTDKEAYEQVKTAFASLQSKHQLSKDFSISPRLSNRYNEDEYWYLGRQTSKGRSKHYSNVFGAEVNAALEQHYGTFGLGLESRFERINSTAISSHNRENYGGYLEFKTEAIAKLMVNAGAYVNYNSKFGWQVFPGLDLGYSITERWKFVLSAGSAQRIPSFTDLYTNQTANIGNPDLTSENAYQIEGGIKYLSNHIVAQVSYFHRNINDFIDWQKTDGAVAEGTVIPWKPSNIGKNIVDGLNGSFRYQLNDPMATTRFYTTISYNYLNPKIKVENGIRSKYAIENLRQQVILNFTVNHKNWMLTTANRFNERISYKNYFIADLRASYQLIGLNIFADIQNIFDKSYIEAAAVPMPGRWFSLGAKYKFRY, from the coding sequence ATGTTGAATAAAAAAATAGCGTTAACAAAGCTCGCCATCGTCTTAACTGTAGGTGCAACCTATGCACAAATGAGGGATACGACAGCATTGAATGAAGTCATTATTAATCAGAACAGGCTCCAGATCCCCTTCTCAAAGCAGAGCAAAAATATACAGATACTGACACAAGAAGACATCCAACGACTACCCAATCGTTCGATAAACGAACTGCTAACAAATATACCTGGTGTAGATGTACGTCAAAGAGGACCATTTGGTTCACAGGCTGATGTAAGTATAGATGGTGGCTCATTTGAACAAACTGCTATCCTATTAAATGGTGTTAAAATTACAGATCCACAGACTGCGCACCACAATATGAACCTCCCCGTACCGGTAGAATCTATAGAGCGTATCGAAATTATCAGAGGACCAGCCTCCCGTATCTTCGGCATCAATGCGCTCACAGGTGCGATCAATATCGTTACAAAAAAAATCGAATCCAATCAGATCAGTGCACAAGTATATGGTGGATCGTCATTTAAAGACAATGAACAGGCGAGCTCTGGTAAATATTACGGCAAGGGAGCCCAATTAGGTGCGCAGTTCAACAGTGGACTTACCAGTCACGGCTTGTATTTTGGACATGAAGATTCCAACGGTCAGCGTTATAATACAGGCTCCAATAATAACAAATTGTATTACGACGGAACTTATCAGCCCAATGAGACTAATCAAATAAAAGCAAACTTTGGCTATATCGACAATCAGTTTGGAGCGAATGGATATTATGCTGCCCCAACGGACAAAGAGGCCTATGAACAAGTTAAAACAGCATTCGCATCCCTACAGTCGAAACATCAATTGAGCAAGGACTTCTCTATTAGCCCTCGACTCAGTAACCGATATAATGAAGATGAATATTGGTATTTGGGAAGGCAAACCAGCAAAGGTAGATCAAAACATTATAGCAATGTTTTTGGGGCCGAAGTAAATGCCGCATTAGAACAGCATTACGGAACTTTTGGTTTGGGACTAGAGAGCCGATTCGAGCGAATCAATAGTACTGCTATCAGCTCCCATAACCGCGAAAACTACGGCGGTTATCTGGAGTTCAAAACTGAAGCGATTGCCAAACTAATGGTCAATGCGGGAGCCTACGTAAATTATAATTCAAAATTTGGCTGGCAGGTATTTCCGGGGCTCGACCTAGGCTATAGTATAACAGAACGCTGGAAATTCGTCCTGAGTGCAGGATCTGCCCAACGTATCCCGTCATTTACAGACCTCTATACCAATCAAACTGCCAATATTGGAAATCCAGATCTAACATCAGAGAATGCCTATCAGATTGAAGGTGGTATCAAATATCTATCCAACCATATCGTTGCTCAGGTTAGCTATTTTCACCGAAATATAAATGATTTTATAGACTGGCAAAAAACCGATGGTGCTGTTGCCGAAGGAACTGTCATTCCATGGAAACCCTCCAATATTGGAAAAAATATTGTTGATGGACTCAATGGATCTTTTCGTTATCAGCTCAATGATCCAATGGCTACCACACGATTTTACACGACAATAAGTTATAACTATCTAAATCCAAAGATCAAAGTTGAAAATGGCATCCGCTCCAAATATGCCATTGAAAATTTAAGACAGCAGGTTATTCTCAATTTTACGGTGAATCATAAAAACTGGATGCTGACAACAGCAAATCGTTTCAACGAACGTATCAGTTACAAAAATTATTTTATTGCAGATCTAAGAGCTTCGTATCAGCTTATCGGCCTCAATATTTTTGCTGATATTCAGAACATTTTTGACAAGAGCTATATTGAAGCGGCGGCTGTACCGATGCCAGGAAGATGGTTTAGTCTAGGTGCAAAATACAAATTCAGGTACTAA
- a CDS encoding zinc dependent phospholipase C family protein: MKKSPLLWTLSIVVLFTFNSWGFFAHKKINHYAVFALPAKLAKFYKTNIDLITEKAVDPDKRCFIDSTEGPRHFIDIEDYRADRQIDSIPIHWSQAKDKFQERQLLKNGIIPWQINFTYLKLVKAFQSKDYDKIVKHSADLGHYIADAHVPLHTTKNYNGQLTGQIGIHAFWESRLPEMFAGKYNLLVGKAIYIVDPLSEAWNIVRESNQLVDSVLSIESLLNKQFKASQKNSFIERNNQLLWTYSDSYAKAYHHALNGMVERRMRKTILRVASYWYSAWLESGQPDLSSASKIKFENKQDSITTNGKKPIGREEWT, translated from the coding sequence ATGAAAAAGTCTCCTCTCCTTTGGACACTTTCCATTGTTGTACTGTTTACATTTAATTCATGGGGATTTTTTGCGCATAAAAAAATCAACCATTACGCGGTTTTTGCACTCCCCGCAAAGTTGGCCAAATTTTACAAGACCAATATTGACCTTATTACAGAGAAAGCTGTAGATCCAGATAAGCGTTGTTTTATCGACAGTACTGAGGGACCACGACACTTTATTGACATTGAAGATTACCGTGCAGATAGACAGATAGATTCAATACCCATACATTGGTCACAAGCAAAGGATAAATTCCAAGAACGACAACTACTTAAAAACGGTATTATCCCCTGGCAAATTAACTTTACCTATCTAAAGCTTGTGAAAGCCTTTCAATCAAAGGATTATGATAAAATCGTCAAACATTCAGCAGATTTAGGTCATTATATCGCCGATGCCCATGTCCCCTTACATACGACCAAAAATTATAATGGCCAATTAACTGGTCAGATCGGCATTCATGCTTTTTGGGAGAGCCGACTACCCGAAATGTTCGCCGGCAAGTATAACCTACTTGTTGGAAAAGCCATTTATATCGTAGATCCTTTAAGCGAAGCCTGGAATATTGTTCGTGAAAGCAATCAACTCGTCGATTCTGTACTCAGTATTGAATCGCTTCTCAACAAACAGTTTAAAGCTTCTCAAAAAAACTCATTTATAGAACGGAACAATCAATTGTTATGGACTTATTCCGATAGTTATGCTAAAGCCTATCATCATGCATTGAACGGAATGGTGGAACGGAGAATGCGTAAAACAATTCTTCGGGTAGCCTCATACTGGTACTCGGCCTGGCTTGAGTCTGGTCAACCCGACCTTTCTAGCGCCTCCAAAATCAAATTTGAAAATAAGCAGGATAGCATCACTACAAACGGTAAAAAGCCTATTGGCCGCGAGGAATGGACGTAA
- a CDS encoding glycosyltransferase family protein, translating into MKILYAVQGTGNGHLSRAMDIVPCLKALGEVDVLVSGIQADLSLPFEVKYRFHGLSFIFGKSGGVDLWKTFMSSTIRKFTNEIKSLPIEGYDLVINDFEPISAWACHSKDLECIGLSHQIGALDPASPKPEESDMLGKFIMKNYAPATHSYGFHFKRYTKNIFPPVIRNAVRDLTVTDQGHYTVYLPAYDDAHLLKHLMKFPDVKWDVFSKHNSRPFEMKNVTIKPINNQAFIESMASSSGVLCGAGFETPAEALYLKKKLLVVPMKNQYEQHLNAASLEEMGVPVISSLKQKNMLAIEAWLNSKSRVEVDYPNITQEIINEIVQKHR; encoded by the coding sequence ATGAAGATATTGTACGCCGTACAAGGGACTGGCAATGGGCACCTGAGTCGTGCCATGGACATTGTTCCCTGTTTGAAAGCTTTGGGAGAAGTGGATGTTTTGGTCAGTGGAATTCAGGCAGATCTCTCCTTACCTTTTGAAGTAAAGTATCGTTTTCATGGTTTAAGCTTTATTTTCGGAAAATCGGGAGGCGTAGACTTATGGAAAACTTTTATGAGTTCAACCATTCGTAAATTTACCAACGAGATCAAAAGTCTGCCAATCGAAGGTTATGATTTGGTTATCAATGATTTTGAGCCTATTTCAGCATGGGCCTGTCACTCCAAGGATCTAGAATGCATTGGATTAAGTCATCAGATAGGGGCTCTGGATCCTGCAAGTCCTAAACCGGAAGAAAGTGATATGTTGGGGAAGTTTATTATGAAAAATTATGCTCCTGCGACACATTCATATGGCTTCCATTTTAAAAGATACACCAAGAATATTTTTCCTCCGGTTATCCGTAATGCCGTCCGTGATTTGACTGTTACTGACCAAGGACATTACACCGTTTATTTGCCCGCCTATGATGATGCGCATCTGTTGAAACACTTAATGAAGTTTCCGGACGTGAAATGGGATGTATTCAGCAAGCACAATTCCCGACCCTTTGAGATGAAGAATGTGACGATCAAACCAATCAATAATCAAGCTTTTATTGAAAGTATGGCTTCTTCCTCCGGAGTTTTATGCGGCGCGGGTTTTGAAACCCCCGCAGAAGCGTTATATTTGAAAAAGAAACTATTGGTCGTCCCGATGAAAAATCAATATGAGCAGCATCTAAATGCAGCATCATTGGAAGAAATGGGCGTACCAGTGATTTCGAGTTTAAAACAGAAAAATATGCTGGCCATTGAGGCTTGGCTCAACAGTAAATCAAGGGTTGAAGTTGATTACCCTAATATAACGCAAGAAATTATCAATGAAATTGTGCAAAAGCACCGCTAA